GCGCTTCGGTCGGCAGCTTCTTCAGGTGCAGGCGCGAGGACTTGTAGGAGCAGTGCTCGCTCCACATCACCGAGAAGATGCCGAGCTCCACCAGGTTCGGCTCGCGGCCCAGCGCATTGAGCACGCGCTCGTATTCTTCTTCGGACAGCCCGTGCTGGGCGACGACTTCGGGGGTGATCTCGGACATGTGCAGCCCTTTAGCGAGGGCGGATGCGGCGCGCTAGTAGGCCATGCTTGACCCGCCTGCTTGTCCCCGCCAATGCTGCGGCCATGGATGCTGATGCCAAACCCATCGCCGATATGACCTTCGAGGATGCGCTGCGCGCGCTCGAGGATACGGTCCGCAAGCTGGAAAGCGGGGAAGTGCCGCTGGACGATTCCATCAAGCTGTACGAACGCGGCGAGGCGCTGCGCAAGGCGTGCCAGGCGCGGCTCGATGCAGCACAGGCGAAGATCGAGCAGATCGTCGCCAATGCGGACGGGCAGGCGACGGCCACCAAGCCCTTCGGCGAGGGCTGATCCTGCCGTGGGCATGACGTTCACAAGCAATGTGCTGAAAGACGGGCTGTCCCGCATCCAGCGCGAGATCGACGCCGCCTTCGACGCGCAATTGCCCGTGCCGGACGACATGAGCGCGTCGCTGGTGGAGGCCATGCGCTATGCGGCCATCGGCGGCGGCAAGCGGGTCCGCCCCTTGCTGGTCGCCAGCGTCGCGGAATTGCACAATGGTTCGCGCGAACAGGCCGTGCGGGCCGGCTGTGCGATCGAGGCGATCCACGTCTATTCGCTGATCCATGACGATCTGCCCTGCATGGACGATGACGACCTGCGCCACGGCAAGCCTACGCTGCATAAGAAATATGACGACGCCATCGCCGTTTTGGCGGGGGATTCGCTCCACGCACTGGCCTTCGACCTGCTGGCCTCGCCTGAAATGAGCAACGACCCGGCCGTCCGCGCCGAACTCGTCCATGCGCTCGCCAGCGCCAGCGGGCATAAGGGCATGGCGGGTGGCCAGGTGATGGACATTGCGGCGGAGGAAGCGGGCGGAGACCTGGACCTCCATACCATAACGCGCCTCCAGCAGCTGAAGACCGGCGCGCTGCTTGGCGCGGCGGTGGAGATGGGCGCCATCATTGGCCGCGTGCCTTCCGAGGGGCGCAGCCATCTGCGCAATTACGCCCGCGACATCGGCCTCGCCTTCCAGATCGCGGACGATTTGCTGGACGTTGAAGGCGACGAGGAAGCCGCGGGCAAGGCGCTGCGGAAGGATGATG
This genomic interval from Paraurantiacibacter namhicola contains the following:
- a CDS encoding exodeoxyribonuclease VII small subunit, with amino-acid sequence MDADAKPIADMTFEDALRALEDTVRKLESGEVPLDDSIKLYERGEALRKACQARLDAAQAKIEQIVANADGQATATKPFGEG
- a CDS encoding polyprenyl synthetase family protein; translated protein: MTFTSNVLKDGLSRIQREIDAAFDAQLPVPDDMSASLVEAMRYAAIGGGKRVRPLLVASVAELHNGSREQAVRAGCAIEAIHVYSLIHDDLPCMDDDDLRHGKPTLHKKYDDAIAVLAGDSLHALAFDLLASPEMSNDPAVRAELVHALASASGHKGMAGGQVMDIAAEEAGGDLDLHTITRLQQLKTGALLGAAVEMGAIIGRVPSEGRSHLRNYARDIGLAFQIADDLLDVEGDEEAAGKALRKDDAAGKQTFVTLMGAEQARAQASALADQAIGHLSAYGSEADILRELARFIVERDR